The genomic DNA GTTTTAAGGAGAAAAGATCGTGCATACCCTTCCTCGGACTTCAACAACTGAAATGGAAGTTACCAGCATTCGCCTCGAACGCGAACTTAAGGAAAGGCTCAAGGAACTTTCCGGCCATCAGGGATATCAAGCGCTCATCCGAGATATCCTCTGGAATTATGTGCAGCATAAATCCGATGACTATAAACCTTTGGTAACAAAAGCGGATATTCGAGCCAGCATTGAAGCGACTGCCCAGCAGGAGGAACGTTGCGTACTTACAGGCAAGTTTATCCGACCAAATGAGCCGATGTTTCTAGGACTGACGACCAAGGGAGATATGGTGCCCTTGAGTATAGACAGTTTATCGTCGAGGTAGAATTTTTCTTCGAGCAATCGGATAAACGAAAAAGGCGATCGCGAAGCTTATCCCCAAAGAGCAATTTGCATAAATTCCACCTGGAACACCTTCGGGGCGATCGCCGGGCAAATCTATTATCAAGAGACAGCAGATTTTGCTTGCGGCATATACCGCAAGCAAAAAGGCGATCGCTCTCAACTCCCTTCAAGGAGAAGAGGCGCGATCGCCCACAATATCATTTTGTATTTGGGGTTAGCGACTAAGGATTAAGAAATTCCGCGATCGCCACTCCTTGTAGAGACGCGATAAATCGGAGTCTCCCACTTCCCAGCATTAAACATCCTGTTCGCTTAAATCGCGAGTCATGTGGTCGAATGGCTTATCCACAAACGACGTATCAGCAACACCAGCTGCTACAACTTGTTCCTTAACAATATCCTTCATAATCTGGATACCGCGAACAGTAGGCCCAATAGGTACGCCTAACGAGTTGTAGGTTTCCCGCAGACCTTGCAGCACGCGCTCGTCCAGCACATTCATATCACCTGCAACCAGTGCATAACTGGCATAGCGCAGGTAATAGTCCATATCCCGCAGACAAGCAGCATAGCGTCTCGTCGTATACGCATTTCCGCCCGGTCTAATCAGTTCCGGCAATTCTTCAAACAGCCGCGAACCCGCCTGTTTGACAATAGCCGCAGCATTAGAATTAATCACAGCCGCCGCCTGGACTCGTGCCGTGCCCGTCTCAAAGTAAGATTTAAGCGAATCAACGGCATTGCGATCTAGGTAACGCCCGGTAACATCGTAATTTTTAATCAGGTTTGTGACTGCGTCGCGCATGAAATAGCTCTCCCAACAACAGATCTTTATACGTTTACAGCAATCTGCTTATCCTATCCATTTATAATCCCACAGCAACGGCTCG from Microcoleus sp. FACHB-831 includes the following:
- the apcB gene encoding allophycocyanin subunit beta; the protein is MRDAVTNLIKNYDVTGRYLDRNAVDSLKSYFETGTARVQAAAVINSNAAAIVKQAGSRLFEELPELIRPGGNAYTTRRYAACLRDMDYYLRYASYALVAGDMNVLDERVLQGLRETYNSLGVPIGPTVRGIQIMKDIVKEQVVAAGVADTSFVDKPFDHMTRDLSEQDV